One Maribacter cobaltidurans genomic window carries:
- a CDS encoding MFS transporter, with translation MKQNIQQLIDSSSMSKLQYGTILVCFLMNILDGMDVLVISYCAPAIAKSWNVGPEALGIVFSAGLAGMTLGALFLAPFADQMGRKKMIVLSALLMGTSIMLTAWTNDVTQLIALRFISGIGIGSMLASTAALTAEYTPNKSRDFWVSFVISGYPVGAVLSGLVAASLVPASGWQAMFKLAGLASFVTIPLILIFLSESIDFYFNKQPKNGLAKANKTIIKMGFEPIDAYPQPETKSSGIPVKKLLNDEFRIPTIQLWIALFLAFGCLYFLTSWIPKMAETTGLSLSLAIYAGTVFNVGAWGGIILQGYFSSKFGLKKTIAVYLILTAVLMMVFRWFIGSDWLLFVFGLLGFTLQGGFVGLYAVAARMYPTNFRTTGLGWAIGMGRLGGVIGPAVGGVLIGMGFMMASTFMIFAVPIFLAGIVTFYLSSKRIS, from the coding sequence ATGAAGCAGAATATACAGCAGCTTATAGATTCATCATCCATGTCCAAATTGCAGTACGGTACTATTTTGGTCTGCTTCTTAATGAATATTTTGGATGGCATGGATGTCCTGGTCATTTCCTATTGTGCCCCGGCCATTGCCAAATCATGGAACGTGGGTCCGGAGGCCTTGGGTATCGTTTTTAGTGCCGGACTGGCCGGGATGACCTTGGGGGCTTTGTTTTTGGCACCTTTTGCCGACCAGATGGGACGTAAAAAAATGATTGTCCTAAGTGCCCTGCTCATGGGGACAAGTATCATGTTAACGGCTTGGACCAACGACGTCACCCAACTTATTGCCCTACGTTTTATCAGTGGTATCGGTATTGGAAGTATGCTGGCCAGTACGGCGGCACTTACGGCCGAATACACGCCGAACAAATCCCGGGATTTTTGGGTCAGTTTTGTCATATCCGGGTATCCGGTAGGGGCTGTTTTATCGGGTTTGGTGGCGGCTTCGCTAGTTCCCGCGAGTGGATGGCAGGCCATGTTTAAATTGGCGGGTCTGGCCTCCTTCGTGACCATTCCCTTAATTCTTATTTTCCTATCGGAATCCATTGATTTTTATTTCAACAAACAACCTAAAAATGGACTAGCCAAGGCGAACAAAACCATTATAAAAATGGGTTTTGAACCTATCGATGCGTATCCACAACCAGAAACCAAAAGCAGTGGTATTCCGGTGAAAAAATTGCTGAACGATGAATTCAGAATACCGACCATCCAATTGTGGATTGCGCTGTTTTTGGCTTTTGGATGTTTGTATTTTTTGACGAGTTGGATTCCAAAAATGGCGGAGACTACCGGGCTTTCCCTCTCTCTGGCCATTTACGCGGGTACGGTATTTAATGTCGGGGCCTGGGGTGGAATTATCCTTCAAGGCTACTTTTCCTCCAAATTCGGGTTAAAGAAAACCATTGCGGTGTACCTTATTTTGACAGCGGTGCTTATGATGGTGTTTCGGTGGTTTATAGGTTCGGATTGGCTGCTCTTTGTCTTTGGCCTTTTAGGATTTACCCTGCAAGGTGGATTTGTAGGTCTATATGCGGTAGCTGCGAGAATGTATCCCACCAACTTCAGGACAACGGGACTCGGCTGGGCCATTGGTATGGGACGTTTGGGAGGCGTAATAGGACCTGCGGTAGGTGGAGTGTTGATCGGTATGGGTTTTATGATGGCTTCCACCTTTATGATATTTGCCGTGCCGATATTTTTGGCCGGTATTGTCACTTTTTATCTTTCTTCCAAAAGGATATCTTGA
- a CDS encoding feruloyl-CoA synthase — MSKNTASVEEIAYLEVPTLPIDIQKSVDNQGVIYLKSNIPLEPCPETITERLGYWAKHTPDTVFLAQRGPLDEWIKLTYAQVWEKVQHLAQFLLESDASVEKPIAILSGNGLEHGLLALAAMHVGIPYAPISPAYSLRSDKYEKLIHCISLLTPGLVFVDDKSVFQKALAVTAPNIPVLTVTNGSTSDYSFEDALKTPVTEAVQNRNKQVGSKTIAKILFTSGSTGLPKGVINTHCNMTTNWQQITQTFPFFKDGGLKLMDWLPWNHTFGGNHNFGLALYNGGTLYIDEGNPTPDGILKTVKNLKDLAPTVYFNVPKGFEELIPFLKKDDELRELFFSRLKMFFYAGASMSQHVWNGLENLALETIGKKILIASGLGMTEASPSAMFNTRYGSTSGVLGVPVPGLEVKLIPDGDKLEARFKGNNLTPGYWKNPKATSTAFDEEGFYKTGDALKFIDEEDPNAGMVFDGRIAEDFKLSSGTWVSVGVLRAKLIAHADGVVRDVVITGHDRDYLGAILIPDVNRCKELIPNAKTNAMKLPEMMQCAELKEFLQNLLDAMAKKATGSSTKVKRAMFADFELSIDKGEITDKGSINQRSFLKHRNEIVERIYDQTLYPGILETKH; from the coding sequence ATGTCGAAAAACACAGCGTCAGTGGAGGAAATAGCGTATCTGGAAGTGCCGACGCTTCCAATAGACATTCAAAAAAGCGTAGATAATCAAGGGGTCATCTACTTAAAATCGAATATCCCCCTGGAACCCTGTCCGGAGACCATAACAGAACGGTTAGGGTATTGGGCAAAGCATACGCCCGATACGGTTTTTTTGGCACAGCGAGGTCCACTGGACGAATGGATAAAATTGACCTACGCCCAAGTGTGGGAAAAGGTACAGCACCTGGCTCAGTTTTTACTGGAAAGTGACGCATCCGTAGAAAAACCTATTGCCATACTTTCAGGAAATGGTCTGGAACATGGGCTTTTGGCGCTGGCCGCCATGCATGTGGGAATTCCCTATGCACCCATCAGTCCTGCATATAGCTTAAGGTCGGATAAATATGAAAAACTGATCCATTGTATCTCCTTATTGACACCGGGTTTGGTATTTGTTGACGATAAGTCGGTTTTTCAAAAGGCCTTGGCTGTCACTGCTCCAAATATTCCTGTGTTGACAGTAACGAATGGTAGTACTTCCGACTATTCCTTTGAAGATGCGTTGAAGACTCCGGTAACCGAAGCGGTTCAAAATCGGAATAAACAAGTCGGTTCAAAAACCATCGCTAAAATATTGTTTACTTCTGGGTCTACGGGATTGCCCAAAGGGGTGATCAACACGCATTGCAATATGACCACCAACTGGCAACAGATTACGCAGACCTTTCCCTTTTTTAAGGATGGAGGTTTAAAATTGATGGATTGGCTGCCCTGGAACCATACCTTTGGCGGGAACCACAATTTTGGTTTAGCCCTATATAATGGCGGTACGCTGTATATCGATGAAGGAAATCCCACCCCAGACGGTATTCTAAAAACCGTTAAAAATCTAAAGGACTTGGCCCCAACGGTTTACTTTAACGTGCCCAAAGGCTTCGAGGAATTGATTCCATTTCTAAAAAAGGACGATGAACTGCGGGAATTGTTTTTCTCGCGCCTAAAGATGTTTTTCTATGCAGGGGCCAGTATGTCGCAACATGTTTGGAACGGATTGGAGAATCTGGCCTTGGAAACCATCGGAAAGAAAATTTTAATTGCTTCTGGATTGGGCATGACCGAGGCAAGTCCGTCCGCCATGTTCAATACCCGGTATGGAAGTACCTCAGGGGTTTTGGGGGTGCCGGTACCCGGACTAGAGGTCAAGTTGATTCCCGATGGCGATAAATTGGAAGCTCGGTTCAAGGGCAATAACCTTACTCCGGGCTATTGGAAAAATCCAAAAGCAACTTCAACTGCCTTTGATGAAGAAGGTTTCTACAAAACAGGGGATGCCTTAAAATTTATAGACGAAGAGGATCCCAACGCCGGAATGGTGTTCGATGGACGGATTGCAGAGGACTTTAAGCTCAGTTCCGGTACTTGGGTGAGTGTTGGCGTTTTAAGGGCCAAGTTGATTGCCCATGCCGATGGGGTTGTGCGCGATGTCGTAATCACTGGGCATGATCGTGATTATTTGGGCGCGATACTGATTCCCGATGTCAACCGCTGTAAGGAATTGATACCAAATGCGAAAACGAATGCCATGAAACTACCTGAAATGATGCAGTGTGCCGAGTTGAAGGAGTTTCTTCAAAATCTATTGGATGCCATGGCAAAAAAGGCTACCGGCAGCTCCACCAAAGTGAAACGGGCCATGTTTGCCGATTTTGAATTGAGCATCGACAAAGGGGAAATAACCGACAAAGGATCCATCAACCAACGTTCCTTCCTAAAACACAGAAACGAGATTGTGGAAAGAATCTATGATCAAACTTTATACCCGGGAATACTCGAAACCAAACACTAG
- a CDS encoding alpha/beta hydrolase family protein, translated as MRILLLLLFVVGSITAQTPVKTETGELNGAGFKIFVPEDWNGNLVMYAHGYAFMGTPLQSEDPNFQDRMSLFLGKGFAVAASDYAYQGFALPQGVDDTEALRNYFTEKYGEPKQTIMAGHSMGGGVTLAMLENFGEHYDGGLALCPLSSRPYLQCRKEFDMYATFNGLFPGVVTSLTDIFDLEKSYEAQDPRKMVPRAQEITKAIIEKDSALGVAFAQRFDLKFQDLPFSLFFNENVLRDLAQKSGGNPFDNTNTVYSGFPNDWEVNQKAERLAATVDPGVIFSKYDRTGNIDTPVVLMHTIYDQLIPPNYGVTNFENMVIDQGKTEFLSVYYTQGQGHCQFSPEETKMAFESLLSWVETGKKPIPGPVE; from the coding sequence ATGAGAATACTTTTATTGCTTTTATTTGTTGTGGGTTCCATAACGGCCCAAACCCCCGTAAAGACCGAAACCGGCGAACTAAATGGTGCCGGATTTAAAATATTCGTTCCCGAGGACTGGAACGGAAACTTGGTGATGTATGCCCATGGCTACGCCTTTATGGGCACGCCCTTGCAAAGCGAGGATCCCAATTTTCAGGATAGAATGAGCCTGTTTCTGGGCAAAGGTTTTGCCGTGGCTGCGTCGGACTATGCCTACCAAGGTTTTGCATTGCCGCAAGGGGTGGACGATACAGAGGCCTTACGAAACTATTTTACCGAAAAATATGGGGAGCCCAAACAGACCATTATGGCGGGACACTCTATGGGTGGTGGGGTGACCTTGGCGATGTTGGAAAATTTTGGGGAGCATTATGATGGGGGATTGGCGCTCTGTCCATTATCCAGCCGACCTTATTTACAATGCAGGAAGGAGTTCGATATGTATGCTACGTTCAACGGTTTGTTCCCCGGAGTGGTCACCAGCCTTACGGATATTTTTGATTTGGAAAAATCTTACGAGGCGCAGGACCCAAGAAAAATGGTGCCGAGGGCACAGGAGATTACCAAGGCGATTATAGAAAAGGATTCGGCTTTGGGAGTGGCCTTTGCACAGCGTTTCGACCTTAAATTTCAGGACTTGCCCTTTTCCTTGTTCTTTAACGAAAATGTATTGCGGGATTTGGCCCAAAAGTCCGGTGGAAATCCTTTTGACAATACCAATACGGTCTATTCGGGGTTTCCCAATGATTGGGAAGTCAACCAAAAAGCGGAGCGTTTGGCGGCTACGGTAGATCCAGGTGTCATCTTTAGCAAGTATGATCGCACGGGCAATATCGATACCCCTGTGGTGTTGATGCATACGATCTACGATCAGTTGATCCCACCTAATTACGGCGTCACCAATTTTGAGAATATGGTCATTGATCAAGGTAAAACCGAATTTTTATCGGTGTATTATACCCAAGGTCAGGGACACTGTCAATTTTCACCGGAAGAGACGAAAATGGCCTTTGAAAGTTTGTTAAGTTGGGTGGAAACCGGAAAAAAACCCATCCCCGGGCCGGTAGAATAA
- a CDS encoding PDR/VanB family oxidoreductase yields the protein MRYRNTWEEATIEAAEQVAANVMQFRIRPKNGTQKFTVGAHLDVSVLINDIPEIRSYSLVGSYAPHAPYTIAVKRLPQSRGGSQYMWSLKKGSKIKISQPANHFELGFGATDYLLIAGGIGITPIVGMAQQLADRPGKNVRMLYLGQSQAEMPFIETLQEVLGDRLTLHYSDAEGFYDTAQILELVNAKTQVYLCGPIGLMNAVRKTWEESPFETTNLRYETFGASGLFAPQKFIVTIPRFKKQIEVQENETLLHALEAADIDVMYDCKKGECGLCQVDILECSGDIDHRDFFLSEAEKGENKKMCACVSRVANGSITIDTAYRGK from the coding sequence ATGCGATACAGAAATACATGGGAAGAGGCCACCATCGAGGCCGCCGAACAGGTGGCCGCGAATGTGATGCAATTCAGGATTAGGCCCAAGAACGGAACCCAAAAATTTACGGTAGGCGCCCATTTGGATGTCTCGGTATTGATCAACGATATTCCCGAAATTCGGAGTTATTCCCTCGTGGGGAGCTATGCACCCCATGCCCCCTATACCATTGCCGTAAAGCGCTTGCCACAAAGTAGGGGAGGTTCCCAATACATGTGGAGTCTTAAAAAAGGGAGCAAAATTAAAATATCCCAGCCCGCGAATCATTTTGAACTGGGCTTTGGGGCGACGGACTATCTTTTGATTGCCGGTGGTATCGGGATTACGCCTATTGTGGGCATGGCGCAGCAATTGGCGGACCGACCGGGGAAAAATGTGCGTATGCTCTATTTGGGGCAGTCCCAGGCCGAAATGCCCTTTATTGAAACCCTGCAGGAGGTATTGGGGGACCGACTCACCCTACATTATAGTGATGCTGAGGGTTTTTACGATACGGCCCAAATTTTGGAATTGGTGAATGCTAAGACGCAAGTTTATCTCTGCGGTCCCATTGGGTTGATGAACGCCGTACGCAAAACTTGGGAGGAAAGCCCCTTTGAAACCACGAACCTACGGTATGAAACCTTTGGGGCTTCCGGATTGTTCGCTCCACAGAAGTTTATCGTGACCATCCCCCGGTTTAAAAAACAAATCGAGGTGCAGGAAAATGAAACGTTGCTGCATGCCTTGGAAGCTGCGGATATCGATGTGATGTACGATTGCAAAAAAGGGGAATGCGGCCTATGCCAAGTGGATATTCTGGAGTGTTCCGGGGACATAGACCACCGGGATTTCTTTTTAAGCGAGGCCGAAAAAGGGGAAAATAAAAAAATGTGCGCCTGTGTCAGTAGGGTCGCCAACGGCAGCATCACCATTGACACCGCCTATCGAGGAAAGTAG
- a CDS encoding amidohydrolase family protein, with translation MIDIENIRAIDVHTHAERSCTQPHDAYRPEFDEAFAKYFKSDERPTIQETADYYRSLNMAFVMFCIDSEHEVGKKRIPNEEVAEGAMANPDVMIAFASIDPHKGRMGAREARNLIENYGVKGFKFHPTVQGFYPYDRMAYPLYEVIAEYNLPMLFHSGHSGYGSGVRGGGGLRLEYSNPMHLDQVAIDFPDAPIIIAHPSWPWQDEALSVAMHKPNVYIDLSGWSPKYFPKQLVQYANTLLKKRMLFGTDFPLITPERWLKDFEEAGFKDEVKPLILKENAIEMLGLNKK, from the coding sequence ATGATAGACATAGAAAACATAAGGGCCATAGACGTACACACGCATGCGGAGCGTTCCTGTACCCAACCCCATGATGCGTATAGGCCGGAGTTTGATGAAGCCTTTGCCAAGTATTTTAAATCGGACGAGCGTCCCACCATTCAGGAAACGGCGGATTACTACCGGTCCCTCAATATGGCATTTGTGATGTTCTGTATCGATTCGGAGCATGAGGTAGGAAAAAAACGGATTCCCAATGAGGAAGTCGCCGAGGGTGCCATGGCCAATCCGGATGTCATGATTGCCTTTGCCAGTATCGACCCGCATAAAGGGCGTATGGGGGCGAGGGAGGCCAGAAACCTTATCGAAAATTATGGCGTAAAAGGATTTAAGTTTCATCCGACCGTACAAGGGTTCTACCCCTATGATAGAATGGCCTACCCTTTATATGAGGTGATTGCGGAATACAATTTGCCCATGCTGTTCCATTCCGGACATTCCGGTTATGGTTCCGGGGTGCGGGGTGGTGGCGGACTGCGTTTGGAGTATTCCAACCCCATGCATTTAGATCAGGTGGCCATCGATTTTCCCGATGCCCCGATTATTATTGCCCACCCCAGTTGGCCTTGGCAGGACGAAGCGTTATCGGTGGCCATGCACAAACCCAATGTGTATATCGATTTAAGCGGATGGTCGCCCAAATATTTTCCAAAACAATTGGTGCAATATGCCAATACCTTGCTCAAAAAGAGAATGTTATTTGGTACGGACTTCCCACTGATTACTCCGGAACGCTGGTTGAAGGACTTTGAGGAAGCAGGATTCAAGGATGAGGTTAAACCCTTGATTTTAAAGGAAAACGCTATTGAAATGTTAGGATTAAATAAAAAGTAA
- a CDS encoding GIY-YIG nuclease family protein: MKAYYVYILECNDGMLYTGVTNDITRRVNEHQKGLNNTCFIFKRRPVKLLWHEMFNDIEQAIFFEKKIKKWSKAKKHALVNGDEKMLRILAECRNASHYDFRPK, translated from the coding sequence ATGAAAGCCTATTATGTCTATATTCTTGAATGCAATGATGGGATGCTGTATACCGGAGTCACCAACGATATAACACGTCGTGTTAATGAACATCAAAAAGGACTGAACAATACCTGTTTCATCTTTAAACGACGCCCGGTTAAGTTACTATGGCATGAAATGTTCAATGATATAGAGCAGGCTATTTTCTTTGAGAAGAAAATAAAAAAATGGAGTAAAGCCAAAAAACATGCCTTAGTAAATGGAGATGAAAAGATGCTTAGGATATTGGCGGAATGCAGAAATGCAAGCCATTATGATTTTAGACCTAAGTGA
- a CDS encoding aromatic ring-hydroxylating dioxygenase subunit alpha — protein sequence MSVKTTFTMNESFPMNAWYATAWDVELKHELLARTVCNKKLVLYRKKDGTPVVLEDACWHRLLPLSKGSLRDDTVVCGYHGLEYNSDGRCSYMPSQETINPSACVRSYPAVQKYRFIWVWMGDPALADEAKIPDMHWNDDPEWAGDGKMIEVKCNYRLVVDNLMDLTHETFVHAGSIGDRNVAEAPFDVHYDEHTATVTRWMKGIDPPPFWKSQLNKKIKYDGRVDRWQVIKFQAPCTVNIDVGVAIADTGAPEGDRSQGVNGYVLNTMTPSTNQTCYYFWAFVRNYNLQDQSNTIELREGVSRIFAQDEDILEAQQAAINANPEREFYNLNIDAGAMWSRRITDKMVEKEQKA from the coding sequence ATGTCCGTAAAAACAACCTTTACCATGAATGAATCCTTTCCCATGAATGCCTGGTACGCCACGGCATGGGATGTGGAACTGAAGCATGAACTGTTGGCACGTACCGTCTGCAATAAGAAACTGGTCCTGTACCGAAAAAAAGACGGTACCCCCGTAGTATTGGAGGATGCCTGCTGGCATCGGTTATTACCTCTCTCCAAAGGAAGTCTAAGGGACGATACCGTCGTCTGCGGCTACCACGGATTGGAATACAACAGCGATGGCCGCTGTTCCTATATGCCCTCTCAAGAAACCATAAATCCATCCGCCTGTGTGCGCTCCTATCCCGCAGTACAGAAATATCGGTTTATCTGGGTGTGGATGGGCGACCCCGCCCTGGCCGATGAAGCCAAAATCCCGGATATGCATTGGAACGATGACCCGGAATGGGCCGGGGATGGCAAGATGATCGAGGTAAAGTGTAATTACCGATTGGTGGTCGATAACCTGATGGACCTTACCCATGAAACCTTTGTGCATGCGGGAAGTATTGGCGACCGCAATGTGGCCGAAGCGCCTTTTGATGTGCATTACGATGAACATACGGCCACGGTGACCCGATGGATGAAGGGCATTGACCCACCACCGTTTTGGAAAAGCCAGCTGAACAAGAAAATAAAATACGACGGACGCGTAGACCGTTGGCAGGTCATTAAGTTTCAGGCACCCTGTACGGTAAATATCGATGTTGGGGTGGCCATTGCCGATACGGGAGCGCCGGAGGGCGACCGCTCACAAGGGGTGAACGGCTATGTACTAAATACGATGACCCCGTCCACCAACCAGACCTGCTATTACTTTTGGGCCTTTGTACGAAACTATAACCTGCAGGACCAGAGCAATACGATCGAGTTGCGCGAAGGGGTTTCGAGAATCTTTGCCCAGGACGAGGATATTTTGGAAGCACAGCAAGCCGCCATCAATGCGAACCCGGAACGTGAATTCTATAACCTGAACATCGATGCCGGTGCCATGTGGTCGCGCCGGATCACGGATAAGATGGTGGAAAAGGAACAAAAAGCCTAA